Genomic window (Flavobacteriales bacterium):
TGTCAAACAACACGCTTCAATGGGCGACCATGAAGCTGCCACGGGCGATCGCCGCACCCTGGTCCAAGATGCGGTAGAGGTACATGCCCGTACCCAATCGCTCCGTGCCCACAATAGCGTTCCCCTTGTTGAACTGCTGTTCCAGCACCGTTCTTCCGGCCGCGTCCGTCACCATCAGGTCCAGTGCCCCCGTATGCCCCACGGCAATATGGAGAAGGTCGTCGGCCGGCTGTGGGTAGATCCGGACGGCCATTGAAGTGGGCACCTCATCGATCCCGGCGGTCCCGAACATCAGGGTGACACAATAGTCTTCCGTCTCGCCGTAGTCGTAGGTGGTGCAGCCGTTGTCCGGGGCCGCATTGTACTTCATCACCACCCGCATCCGCGCAGGACCGGCGGTGGCGGTGGCGGGGACGGTGAGGATGCCGTTCAGCTCCTCGGTCACCGTATTGCCGGCATCGAATATCAGTTCGTCGGGCGTGAACTGCCCGTTGCGGTCCATGTCCAGCCACACGGTGAAGTATTCCGGATAATGTGCACTGGTGGCATAGCCGGGGGTGAGAATGATCGGATATGGCAGGTCGATGGAGAGCCCCGTGGTCTGTTCCGTGGTGGTGATGTCCGCATAACCTCCATCGCTTCCGGAGGTCCGGTCGATGCCGTTCACCTTCACCCGGGTGATCCATTCCGTAGCGGCGCTGCTACCCCGGCTGGTGCAGAACACACCTTCAACACACTGGCCACATCCCGGGACATGCAGCGCCGTGGAAGTGGACCAATCAGCCGTTGTGCCGTCGCAGGTGCTGCGCATCTGCACCTCGATGTCCGAGCACGGGGCCAGACCGGAGATCGTGGTGTTGTTCCCGCTGAGGCCATCCAGCTCCGTCCATGGAAAAGTGCCCAAAACACGGTAGCGCAGGTCATAGGCGTTGGACGCGAGCACGGTGGTCCATGCGATGGTCGCGCCCATGGTATCGACCGCCGTTGCCGTGATACTGAGCGGGGCGGTGCAGCAGCCTTCGGTGGTCCAGAGGAGCGTGGGGCTGAACGCGCTCACATCGGTGCCGCAATCGGCTGCTACTTGGAACTCATAGGCTTGGCATACGGCAAGACCGGTGAGCGCTAGCTCGGGGCTTGTGCTCCCGGGGACCGTGGTCCATTCCGTGCTGCCCGGAAGGCGGTAGCGCAGAGCATATGTTCCCGGCAATGCGCTCCAGCCGATCACGGCCTCCCCGATGGCATTGCTGGTGGCCGTGAGGTTGTACGGTACCGGACAGGCAGCGCAACTGTCCATCAGCAGTTGCACGCTGTTATAGGCATTGATGCGCCCTCCGGTGACCGTGTTCCCCGGCAGGTTGCCCACTTGGTCCACACCGGCGAACAGGGCTTCGCGCACCCGTAGTGCGGCCTCCTCCGGGTCGTTGTGGGCGATGGAGGCCAAACTGACGCAAGGCACGCTGTACATCAGGGCGATCACCCCGGCGGTAAGCGGGCTGGCGAACGAGGTGCCGTTGGCGGAACCGGTGCCCCCACCGATGTGCGTCGTGAACACGCCAGCTCCCGGGGCACCCACATCAACGGTGGTGGCACCATAGCCGGAGAAGGTCCGCACGTCGCTGCTGTTGGTGGCGGTAACGCTGATCATAAAATCGCTTGGGCAGGCCGTGGGCAGGTCGCCGACCACGTCCACGTCCACGTTATTGTTAGTGGTGGAACCGCAGTTGAGCACACCGGCCGTTCCCAGCGTGTCGTACACCGCGCACCAGAGCGGGGCGTCCGCAGGCTGCCCGCCGTCCACGCCCCAACTGGCGTTCGTGGCCACGATGAAGGCGCCTTTCGCACCATTGG
Coding sequences:
- a CDS encoding S8 family serine peptidase, which codes for MLLKRSLFFLFLSGCAATVLPQAAIVPGDILTMLRPGATPDDVVKDLAIVDGRSTSLHLMREVSAPMRAWLFHFDTAAVDQAVMLRTFQGHPAVQLAQNNHIVMERNTPDDPQFGQQWQHQNIQSELAWDITTGGVTAAGDTIVVAIIEKADLGHPDLAANAWINRGEIPGNGIDDDGNGYVDDVRGWDPVAGNDAVYSGGHGTEVAGMIGAVGNNDSLVVGANWHVKMMPVNYQDAEEANVITAYTYPLIMRRLYNSTNGAKGAFIVATNASWGVDGGQPADAPLWCAVYDTLGTAGVLNCGSTTNNNVDVDVVGDLPTACPSDFMISVTATNSSDVRTFSGYGATTVDVGAPGAGVFTTHIGGGTGSANGTSFASPLTAGVIALMYSVPCVSLASIAHNDPEEAALRVREALFAGVDQVGNLPGNTVTGGRINAYNSVQLLMDSCAACPVPYNLTATSNAIGEAVIGWSALPGTYALRYRLPGSTEWTTVPGSTSPELALTGLAVCQAYEFQVAADCGTDVSAFSPTLLWTTEGCCTAPLSITATAVDTMGATIAWTTVLASNAYDLRYRVLGTFPWTELDGLSGNNTTISGLAPCSDIEVQMRSTCDGTTADWSTSTALHVPGCGQCVEGVFCTSRGSSAATEWITRVKVNGIDRTSGSDGGYADITTTEQTTGLSIDLPYPIILTPGYATSAHYPEYFTVWLDMDRNGQFTPDELIFDAGNTVTEELNGILTVPATATAGPARMRVVMKYNAAPDNGCTTYDYGETEDYCVTLMFGTAGIDEVPTSMAVRIYPQPADDLLHIAVGHTGALDLMVTDAAGRTVLEQQFNKGNAIVGTERLGTGMYLYRILDQGAAIARGSFMVAH